In Bythopirellula goksoeyrii, a single window of DNA contains:
- the bioA gene encoding adenosylmethionine--8-amino-7-oxononanoate transaminase, with protein MSSPKLLAKWDLDHYWHAFTQMAEYESLIIDSAQGVWLYDVHGNRYLDGISSMWCTLHGHRHPVIDEAIRNQISKVSHATSLGVATPPAIELARRLAELAPGDLNHIFFGSDGSSAVEAALKIAFQYWQQCEQPRPTKTRYVALDGAYHGDTLGSASVGGIGKYTAIFEPLLFEVHRLHAPDSRLLPEGSGAEYFLQQLESLLEQHHQEIAALVIEPRIQAAAGMVFQPLGYLRGVRELTRKYNVLMIADEIVTGCGRTGNMFACESEGVVPDLLCLGKNLTGGYLPLSAAIASSEIYKAFLGDQNSGRAFLHGHTFGGNPLSAAAALASLDVLASTEVQSRLRAQCDQLEEILNELSAMQNVAEVRQLGMVGAVDLAPADSHGQCFPPELRFGHQVCREALKREVWMRPLGNTLVIMPPLCITKDELEFLGRVVLESIEAATQSIGPAALQPK; from the coding sequence ATGTCTTCCCCCAAATTGCTCGCCAAGTGGGATCTTGACCACTATTGGCATGCGTTTACTCAGATGGCGGAGTATGAATCGCTAATCATTGATTCTGCCCAAGGAGTCTGGCTTTACGATGTACATGGCAACCGCTACTTGGATGGCATCAGTAGCATGTGGTGTACGCTCCACGGGCATCGACACCCAGTGATCGACGAAGCAATTCGAAATCAAATCAGCAAAGTAAGTCACGCTACCTCGCTGGGCGTAGCAACTCCGCCGGCCATTGAACTCGCGCGACGGCTTGCCGAGCTAGCTCCCGGCGACCTCAATCATATTTTCTTTGGCAGTGATGGATCTTCTGCTGTCGAAGCTGCGCTGAAGATTGCCTTTCAGTACTGGCAACAATGTGAGCAACCTCGACCTACCAAGACTCGTTATGTGGCCCTCGATGGTGCCTACCATGGCGATACGCTTGGGAGCGCCAGCGTCGGTGGAATCGGCAAGTACACAGCAATCTTTGAGCCACTGTTGTTCGAGGTGCATCGGTTACACGCTCCCGACAGTCGCCTGCTTCCGGAAGGTTCAGGAGCGGAATACTTTCTTCAGCAATTGGAGTCTCTGCTTGAGCAGCATCATCAGGAGATTGCTGCCTTGGTGATTGAACCGCGCATTCAAGCTGCTGCGGGGATGGTCTTCCAACCATTGGGATATCTGCGCGGAGTACGGGAGCTTACCCGGAAGTACAATGTGCTGATGATCGCGGACGAAATCGTTACCGGTTGCGGCCGCACTGGAAATATGTTTGCCTGCGAGTCGGAAGGAGTTGTTCCCGACCTGCTTTGCCTTGGAAAAAACCTCACCGGAGGCTATCTTCCCTTGTCAGCGGCAATTGCCTCAAGTGAAATTTACAAAGCGTTTCTAGGCGACCAGAACAGCGGTCGGGCCTTCTTGCATGGGCATACTTTTGGTGGCAATCCGCTTTCAGCGGCCGCTGCACTGGCGTCTCTCGACGTATTGGCTAGTACCGAGGTTCAATCGCGATTGCGGGCTCAGTGTGACCAACTTGAAGAAATACTCAATGAGTTGAGTGCCATGCAAAATGTAGCTGAGGTCAGGCAATTGGGCATGGTCGGTGCGGTGGACCTTGCCCCGGCGGACTCGCATGGACAATGCTTCCCTCCTGAACTGCGGTTTGGTCATCAGGTCTGTCGGGAGGCACTAAAGCGTGAGGTCTGGATGCGCCCCCTCGGAAACACTTTGGTAATTATGCCGCCGCTGTGTATCACTAAAGACGAACTGGAGTTCTTGGGCCGAGTCGTCCTCGAAAGCATCGAAGCTGCGACGCAGTCGATTGGGCCAGCCGCTTTACAGCCGAAATAA
- a CDS encoding SAM hydrolase/SAM-dependent halogenase family protein → MIITLTTDFGASSPYVAALKGVILSINPQVQLVDISHTIPPQQIRLAAQVLANTTPLFPAGTIHVAVVDPGVGTSRDILYAEFGDQRYVCPDNGLLDRLADRHLPTKIICVNEAQYFRPQVAPTFHGRDIMAPVAGHLSLGLAPDLLGPRHETLVNLQWQEAEKMANRIEGEVVEVDSFGNLITNITRDMLADVPTDETVAIRCDDHETRSIFQTYGDQPAMTLVALIGSNDNLEIAIVDESATIMLGVGVGAPVEVSW, encoded by the coding sequence ATGATCATCACTCTCACCACTGACTTTGGAGCGAGCAGCCCCTATGTGGCGGCGCTTAAGGGGGTGATTCTCTCGATCAATCCCCAGGTGCAATTAGTCGATATTTCGCACACGATTCCCCCTCAGCAGATTCGCCTTGCAGCTCAGGTTCTGGCAAATACGACGCCGCTGTTTCCGGCGGGCACTATCCATGTAGCGGTTGTGGACCCCGGTGTGGGGACTTCCAGGGACATATTGTACGCCGAATTCGGCGATCAGAGGTATGTTTGCCCGGATAATGGCCTGCTGGATCGGTTGGCGGATCGGCACTTGCCCACTAAGATAATTTGTGTAAACGAAGCACAGTACTTCCGACCTCAGGTCGCACCAACGTTTCATGGCCGCGACATCATGGCACCTGTGGCTGGACACTTGAGCCTCGGATTGGCTCCCGATTTGCTGGGCCCGCGACATGAGACGCTTGTAAATTTGCAGTGGCAAGAGGCAGAGAAAATGGCCAACCGGATTGAAGGAGAAGTGGTTGAGGTCGATTCTTTTGGGAATCTGATTACGAATATCACGCGCGATATGCTCGCCGATGTCCCAACAGACGAAACGGTCGCCATTCGTTGTGACGATCACGAAACCCGCAGTATCTTCCAGACCTACGGCGATCAACCTGCCATGACACTCGTCGCACTCATCGGATCAAACGACAATTTGGAAATCGCCATCGTGGACGAGAGTGCCACCATCATGCTTGGAGTGGGTGTCGGCGCTCCTGTTGAAGTCTCCTGGTAA